Genomic window (Juglans microcarpa x Juglans regia isolate MS1-56 chromosome 2S, Jm3101_v1.0, whole genome shotgun sequence):
CACAATTTCCTTCCTGAGAATTGCTCTCGACCAAGTATATATACAGTGAGGGGAGGGGTTCAAACACCTTGGCACTTCGATTTCATAGTCCTCATAAGGAAATCGCATATTGACTTTAGCATCTGAGGTGTCCCCCACCACCCCGAAGCTCCCATTGGTTATTCTTTTCTTCaagattttatgtaaaattgtTATGAGCCTGGGTTACAGAACGATCGAGTTCGAGGCCGATATTGTATTGGAAAACTAGAggaattgttcttcattttgttcCCTATCTTCGAAGACAGGTACGCTTAGAGTAGTCTCATTGAaatatgcaaatgcaaaaaaaatgagaagtttgaATAATAGAgtccaaaaatatattgtattggattatgtaaatgtagtaaaaaaaaaaaaaaaaacttttagctacagtaaaCTAACGCCTTAAGTCATATTTAATGTTTACTGTAACTAGaccaaaactataaaaaatgaattttttatccTGCTCTTCCTGTCtctttttgtcactttgcacttGAAGTGTTGTTGTCCCTCGTTAAACGTCTTGCATTGAATTTgttttacattaaattattgttttgctattaattaattttgttcacCCAtacttcaacaaaaaaaaataaattctgaaaCTCATATGGTTCTGGTACTTAATTATAGTTTGTCTCTaccaattatatgttaattataatttgagtattaattaacatataagtggtagaattgtaaaatataaaaaaaatagaaaaaaatattattattaaattactaatattttttattatttcaactaatatataagtaatttaatggagttttgctactcatcatccccacactccacacaccacatttttttaaaaaaatatggtgtatgGTGTGTGGaatgatgaatagcaaaactcttttcataaaaaaaaagctataaGTGTGAGGTATAAAAGTAAATAGTAACTTATACATAGAATTCATCAACTCTTAAATAGAATGCTTATAACTTTAGCCTTTGTTGGTCATTTAAACCAAAGGGAGTGGAGAGTCAGCTCCACCCTCCCTCCCCCTATCTGGCCTTCGTCGGACTTgtctaaagtttttttttttttttggtttttctttagTTTCCCCCCATAGCACCGAAATGTGCCAATCTGCTGTCCACCAGCCTCCTACCACCCCCACGAGCCCCACTATCAGATTCTCCAGTCGTCGATCTATTAGACGGTAGAAGAAAACTATTCAAAAGAGGCGCGTATGTCTCACATGCAGCTCACATTGCGCATGAGACTCACACGCCACCATGCCATCGAGGTTAGCGGTCTCAGATCTATTAGATCCGACCTTTACTTTACTGCCATGGGTGGTGCGTGAGCTACACACTTCTTCACAGCTAGTGGCAGTCTTTCGCTAGTGATTCGACTCATTTTCTAGTTGCTATTTTCCTATATTCATGCTTTCCCTAACTAATGATTAAGATAAAGTGGTCGTGAAAGTCTACTTCAGCCAGTCCAACCCAGCAAAATGTAACACACATCATTTCACAGCGACTTCTAGCCGTAGTCttatagtctgtttatcagGTTATGTAAAAACCGCTTCAAGCGGCCTCCCCTTGTGAGAAATGGGTGGGACCCAAACTTCTGGCtctagatttcttttttttattattatttcacttGTGTTGTATTTGTTGGTTTTGAGATGATTGTTGGAGACTCCCATTCCATTAAATCTTATATCTTAGAACTCCTTAGTTTATCAAAAGTAATGCTACTCTAATAATATTACCAATATaaagaaagttaaataaataaataaacactgCATTATCGCTAGTAAGGGAGtaagaaacaagaaaaccaGTTGAACTGGATCGAACTGAACCGAATCGAACCAAACCGAACCGGTGGGTTTGGTCCAGTTTGTAACCGGTGCGGTGCAGTATcggttcttaaaaataaaaaccggTCTTAAACCGGTGCGGTatcgatttttatattttgaaaatcgatTTAAACCGAACTGGATtggtacatatatatttttaattttttatagtatatgtatatattatatgctacatttctaattaatataacataaaattctaattttattatatattcaagtttattaatgtcattaataagttagacactacttatattatactattataattgaatattaaagaattagtaattatcaataataaatattaaattctcacaattaagtttaatataaaagaattataatattaaatatatataatgtcatgtttataaataataaatcaaaaaatCAGATCAAATCAGGCCGaaaacgaaaaaataaaaaattttaattttgataataaatcGAACTCCTtgaattcttaaattttcagaATCCATATATACGGATTAGACTTCAAAATTTCTCCGAAATAAGTCCGAACGGGACGGTTGCCCCCCTAATCGCGAGAGACTAGACAACTTTCAAACAGGCGTGACGTAATAGAATCTTTTcccttataatttataatattcccGGCCGCCTCTCTCTGGGGGGCTCCACCGAACTAAGGTTCAAAAAAATCTCTTCGAGAATTCCAATTTCACATCTATATGGCTTCGGCTTCGCTGAAATATTCGCTCTTTATAGCCGAATTCCCAACTTTTTAGCAGCTTCTTCGTCACGATCTGAGGTTggatctctccctctccctctctccataAATTTACGTATTTTAGGGTTTTAAAGTTCTCGCGTAAATTTCCTCGAAtcgaatttttgtttttattgggATTTTATAAGTTTGGTTGCTTCTTTTATTGTTTACGACTGTGAACAATTTGTAAGAACTTATAActtcgaaaaaaaaattgtaagaaattatttataaaaataaaagaggaatGGTCAACGATGGtgatttgggattttttttttttttatatatatatttggatttggGATATGTACTGTAGGAAGTTTTTGTATTATGTTCGCATAACGCgaataattgattttcattacAAGTGGCTCCAGTTTCTCCCCGTTTATTACTTCCAACTATGCATCTTAGATTAGATCTTGAAACAAGAATGTGGCATCCGAATTACTTGTTTATGATGTTATTTGAAGTGTTAATTTTGGTCAACAAATAAGTTAAGAGTGActggattttttttcccttttttgtaaGAGTGATTGGAATGTTCTGACGTTGAcattaaggctgcgtttggatgttgttgaactgagttgagttaagttgagatgataaaatattgttagaatattattttgtaatattattattattttgatatttgaaaaagttgaattatttattatattttgtattagaatttgaaaaagttgtaatgatgagttgagatgagtttaagaaccaaacgaagcctaaggcTCTGGACCTCTGGTTATTCTATACCTATATGCATGCACATGGGTACATCTGCAACTACATGACGGGATTACATGCCCAATCTGCCCCTCACGAAATGTGTTGGGTGTTGCATTTGGAGGGAGCTGACTGATCAAAGTTTTGAGGATTGAGAGAAAAACATGGAGTTTGAGGATTTCTTTTTTGGATCCCCTCATATTGGACGGCAGCACCATCGTGCATTCTAGTTTTGGTTTTTAGGATTTCCTAGACCTAGGGCTGTGCATCAGGACCTCTTTTTTGGTCCGGTCTAGTAACGCCTCAATggaaagcccaaaccacatggcctatactctaaaataactagtcaatgatacaattagagtcccattggaaccttataaagagcaataactcctcattcccaagcaatgtgggatcccatacaccattcacccttatccatatcatatgaggtatcacaatctatcCTCCTCGTCGGgtctgtccattgtaggtggcatggctcaagttcTACATTTCTGATTGagatagactctgataccatttgtaacgcctcaATAGAAGGCCCAGACTACATAGCTTATATTctaaaaggactaatcaatgatacaattggagccccattggaatcttataaagagcaagaactcctcattcccaagcaatgtgagatctcatacaccaaccacctttatccatatcatatggggtatcacaggtCTGGTCCGGAACTCGGAAAACCTGGTTCATCTGCACAGGTATCTGCCTGGATTTTACTTAGACTGGTATTCGGATTTCATACCTGCATCTACCAGAATGTGGGTACCAGGTTGATACCTGGTAACCATAACCGgattaaactttttaaaacaaattggCTTACAATCATTTTGATCTTCAAGAACAAGTAGAAATTCTTCCACGGAGGGAAATACAAAATAATTCTTAGGGGAGAGATAGCAGCTACAATTTCATTCCCACATCCCTTTCTGCATTTTCAATTTGAGATCTTGATCCTTCGTTCTAAAGGTAGGCCTTTtgtattttaagaaaaaaagccTTCCTTGAAtccttttattcttttgaaaaccGAATCCGTTTCCCATTCCATTGAATCAGTTCCAATTATCTTTCATTTGATTTTGAATCTCTTAAGTCATACATTGCGACATTTTGTTTTGCTGAATCTTTAAGTTTAGGAGCTACGTTGCCATTTCTCTACTTGTGCTCTGTTTGTTTGCCAAGGAAATgttggaaaggaaaagaaactgaAATTGTTTATTCTTTAGATTCTTAATTCTTTGGGACTTGATAAAGAAAGCAAAATCTTGACTGAACTGAGCCTGGTGCAAATGGTTTCCTTAGCTAAGGGTTTAGGATCCAACAATTATTTTTCgtcttttcttgttttattgtCTGCTAAACGGTAAACTGGGGCTTTATCTTTCAGTTAGTGCAGCACTATCACTTTCTATCCCCTCTTCAGCCAGGGACCTCCAACGATCTGATTGTAACTTGTACAGCCCTAGAAATGAACTCAGTGAGAATGCTTGCATTGAGCCTCTTACGGCGGCCGAGTCAGACCATTGAGTGGTGCAGTTGCGCGCGTCATCATGGTTGCCGCCTTCATGAGGGggaaattaatatttaaagttTCGGAAAAACTTGATTGTTGATATGCGACATCTAAAGCGTAGGTCTACACTACTGCTCATTAAAACAAGTGGGTGAAGAAAACTGACTTTGGGAAATATGCCTTAGAGACtttctcatcaataaaaatgatattatcactaataccttgagtaaaaatatgaaaaataagtaTGACAAGCATTGGGACAGTACAGGTAGGTTCAACTTGATGATTTATATTGCTTTCGTGCTTGACCCTCGTTACAATATGAAGGTTATGTGGTTTTGATTGAAAAAGTGCAAAGGGGATGATCTTGCGGATAAGATAGAGGCAAAAGTTAAACTCCTTTTAAGTTGCTTGATCTCGTTTGATTGAGCAATACAATACATTTCTTGTGGTTGGTGGGGGGGAGTTCTAATGTGACTCAAGAAATGCCAAGTATTACTTTTACAAACATTAGTAATGAGCCCTGTGTAGATTGATctcttgtacttttttttttttaataagtaaaagtatattaattaaagaataggcaaagccatgttcagtacaaagagttctaaaaaagaaagcttttaGTTCCTCCATTGATCTCTCTTTGTCCTCGAACGTCCGTTCATTTTGCTCCTGCCACACacaccacatgatgcaaatAGGAAGCATCTTCCATACAGCCTTGATCCGTTGATTACCTCTTAGATCTATCCAACTAGCCAGCATCACCACTACTGTCTCAGGCATAACCCAACCCAAGTCTAGTCTACTAAATACCTCATTCCATAACCCTCGAGCTGATCTCTTGTACTTGCATACTGCCTTTTCACTCAGTATTAAAATTATCATACTTCCAGAAAAATATTCCAAGATGATGGGAGCTACATGAAAGTTCATAGCTGTTCAGCAGGTTGACTTGGTTAAACCATTGCTAGCTtgataatatctttttattagGTAAACAGGCTTAATCTTTGAGGATGTTGAATCCTTAGTTCTGGCTAATTTATAGACTGTTGCCATTACTGTGATGTGCATTTGATTTCTAATGCATTATTTATATGCTGACATTCTTTTTGTTTACATTTTGTAAATAGTTCTTGAGTGCACATTTGTATTTACATGATTGCTTGTTAATACCtgacttttcatttctttcagaGGGCATATATCTCAATCTACTGCTTTTAGGTCCTCCAACTCCATAAGTGGTTGCAGGGGCAGATCTCTCTGCTTCTATTTGCTGTTTGTAAACTTAAATGACGTATGAAGAAGTTCTGAAGGTCATTTTTCCTTTGTTAGAGGGTGTGGACCTTGCTTCATGTATGGCAGTATGTAAGCAGTGGAGAGACATAGCCCGAAATGATTACTTTTGGAAATGTCTATATGCCAAGAGATGGCCTTCAATCTGCAAACGGCCTAACCCACCAACTTTAACCTACTACAAACTATATCAAACCTTTTGTAGACGCCAGCATAGTCGAACTCTTCTCCCCCCAAGGCTGTCCTTCAAtgatttggaattttttattgacatttGGAACGAAGATAGATTATTGTTTTCCGATGTAGTCCCAGGTCCTGTTTTAGAAACTGGTATCAAGATCCTTCCCCGAGGAATCTGTAACATGCTTAGATTTCATCTGGAGGGTCCTGAGTACAAGATGACACTTCCTGTTGAGCCAAGATTCACAGTTCCTATGAACCAGACTGTTAGTGTTTCGGTGCTTGTGGAGCGCAAGGATTCCAATAGGGTTGCTCGTATCATTGATAAATCCATGTTTGATTACATAGATCGGACAGCACATAGGGCCATGGCATTTGACTACTTAGAGTTCTCTCCTTCCCACCCTTTCATTTCAGGTATCCGGGCATGGATTTCGTTGCTTTTCATGGAAGATGGAAATGAAGGTGTTCTTGATGTTTTTGGGATTGAAATGGATTTCTGTGATGCTGCGACTTCCAAGGAAGAGGTTCTCTGGTTATTAGACATGCTTGATTGGAAGTGAAAAGGTTGGACTCTGTGGCCAAGAAAAAGTGGAGAGGAACTGAATTGGATTTGGATGGAACATGGACGTACTCATCTTTATTGGTTTTTTaaggtgttttgttttttttttttgtttttgttgggaaAGGGGGTCTGTTGTTTAAGAATAATTGTAAAAACTCTCCCCCTCCAGCAAATACTTCTCTTGCACGTTCACACTCTGTACATAATATATTCATGGCCTCGTTAAATAcgaataatttcttata
Coding sequences:
- the LOC121252299 gene encoding F-box protein At5g39250, whose amino-acid sequence is MTYEEVLKVIFPLLEGVDLASCMAVCKQWRDIARNDYFWKCLYAKRWPSICKRPNPPTLTYYKLYQTFCRRQHSRTLLPPRLSFNDLEFFIDIWNEDRLLFSDVVPGPVLETGIKILPRGICNMLRFHLEGPEYKMTLPVEPRFTVPMNQTVSVSVLVERKDSNRVARIIDKSMFDYIDRTAHRAMAFDYLEFSPSHPFISGIRAWISLLFMEDGNEGVLDVFGIEMDFCDAATSKEEVLWLLDMLDWK